The following are encoded together in the Rhodothermales bacterium genome:
- a CDS encoding DUF1990 family protein: MAEWRIGRGWTEAEIAERLVRLHALGRNFPDPVDEIGPEHGWHGYYSESVIARVAPGPPEEDGPFRRGSAAITDYAFSDPRIVIAHFDPDAALEGRRMLLEMRALRALHYLGGVVVGAVRSEVGEGESVFGFRYDTLEGHIEEGAEWFLLTKDHASGELRFRIEASWRPGQFPNWWSRLGFAVLGQYYQRVWHHRAHAFMAEWVRVQPDEGAEGEPLAHAAPEVVFERYEARYE; this comes from the coding sequence ATGGCGGAGTGGCGGATCGGGCGGGGTTGGACCGAGGCGGAGATCGCCGAGCGGCTCGTGCGCCTCCATGCGCTCGGGCGGAACTTCCCCGATCCGGTCGACGAGATCGGGCCAGAGCACGGGTGGCACGGCTACTACTCGGAGTCCGTCATCGCCCGCGTCGCGCCGGGGCCGCCCGAGGAGGACGGGCCGTTTCGCCGGGGCTCCGCCGCCATTACCGACTACGCCTTCTCCGACCCCCGCATCGTCATCGCGCACTTCGACCCGGACGCGGCATTGGAAGGGCGACGGATGCTGCTGGAGATGCGGGCGCTCCGCGCGTTGCACTACCTCGGCGGCGTCGTGGTCGGCGCCGTGCGTTCGGAGGTGGGGGAGGGTGAGAGCGTCTTCGGCTTCCGGTACGATACGCTCGAAGGCCACATCGAAGAGGGGGCGGAGTGGTTCCTCCTCACGAAGGACCACGCGAGCGGCGAACTCCGCTTCCGCATCGAGGCGTCGTGGCGGCCGGGCCAGTTCCCGAACTGGTGGAGCCGCCTCGGCTTCGCCGTCCTCGGCCAATATTACCAACGGGTGTGGCACCACCGCGCCCACGCGTTCATGGCCGAGTGGGTGCGCGTGCAGCCCGACGAGGGGGCGGAGGGCGAGCCGCTAGCCCACGCCGCCCCGGAGGTCGTGTTCGAGCGGTACGAGGCGCGCTACGAATAA